One sulfur-oxidizing endosymbiont of Gigantopelta aegis genomic region harbors:
- a CDS encoding 3-hydroxyacyl-CoA dehydrogenase NAD-binding domain-containing protein: MEKEAESVAHLITSETAQNLIRIFNLQNQLKSLTHTHDKLKAKALKHIHVIGGGVMGGDIAIESVYKGFYVTVHDQNNEVLAQLIHRANQFFSKKLKQKHLIQAAMDRLIPDLKNHGLKKQI; encoded by the coding sequence ATGGAAAAAGAAGCTGAATCTGTTGCTCATCTTATTACCAGTGAAACCGCACAAAATTTGATACGTATTTTCAACTTACAAAATCAATTAAAATCATTGACTCATACTCACGACAAACTTAAAGCCAAAGCACTCAAACATATACATGTCATTGGTGGTGGCGTGATGGGTGGTGATATTGCCATTGAAAGTGTTTATAAAGGCTTTTATGTGACCGTACACGATCAAAACAATGAGGTATTGGCACAACTCATACACCGTGCCAATCAATTTTTCAGTAAAAAACTCAAGCAGAAGCATCTGATACAAGCGGCGATGGATCGCTTAATACCTGACCTTAAAAATCATGGTTTAAAAAAGCAGATTTAG
- a CDS encoding LysR substrate-binding domain-containing protein, with product MLEKVGNSLHTTTVGDEVYATSKNILSSMVALGESTADLDGVVKGPLRLAVITTAKYFMPHLLGAFINLHPEVQPILKVTNRSRVLERLKANEDDILIMGQVPEEISVEAHPFVDNELVIVADPNHPLAQRSSVSLEDLSKERFLVRESGSGTRLAIERLFEEQRLKVNPYMELGSSEAIKQAVMAGLGISVLSRHNLRLELAGKHIAIIDVVGFPLYYRWYAVHLKDKKLSLVSRTFLDFLLQQGKDMLQKYDFF from the coding sequence GTGCTTGAGAAGGTGGGTAATAGCCTGCATACCACGACTGTAGGCGATGAAGTCTATGCCACATCGAAGAATATACTCAGTAGTATGGTGGCATTGGGTGAGTCAACAGCAGATTTAGATGGTGTGGTTAAAGGGCCATTGCGCCTAGCGGTGATTACTACGGCTAAGTATTTTATGCCGCATTTACTCGGTGCTTTCATTAATTTGCATCCAGAAGTGCAGCCTATATTGAAAGTGACTAATCGCTCACGGGTTTTAGAACGCTTAAAGGCCAATGAAGATGACATTTTAATTATGGGGCAAGTACCAGAAGAGATCAGTGTTGAAGCGCATCCCTTTGTTGACAATGAATTAGTAATAGTGGCTGATCCTAATCATCCTTTAGCACAGCGTTCATCCGTGAGCTTAGAAGACTTGAGTAAAGAACGGTTTTTAGTCCGTGAATCAGGTTCGGGTACGCGCTTAGCGATTGAACGCCTGTTTGAAGAACAGCGGCTTAAAGTCAATCCTTATATGGAATTAGGCAGTAGTGAAGCCATCAAACAGGCCGTCATGGCAGGCTTGGGCATTTCTGTTTTATCAAGACATAATTTGCGTTTAGAATTGGCAGGAAAGCATATTGCAATTATTGATGTCGTTGGTTTTCCTCTCTATTATCGTTGGTATGCGGTACATCTTAAGGATAAAAAATTATCGTTAGTCTCACGTACATTCTTAGATTTTTTATTGCAACAGGGAAAAGATATGTTGCAGAAGTATGACTTCTTTTAA
- a CDS encoding 3-hydroxyacyl-CoA dehydrogenase family protein, whose translation MAKLPLPVTSTPGFLVNRVLTPYLLEAMELFAEGVPASFIDNAAKEFGMPMGPIELADKVGLDICLSVANNLSESQNIVVPETLVKWVEQGRLGIKTQQGFYTYKNGHAIKHQQRYHGLSSKQVSDRLMFRLFNEAVACLEEKVVANEDYLDAGIIFGTGFAPFLGGPMHYIKHQGIKEMDHVLIDLSKDFGSRFKPGNVAMIGLALLKRIERKKMKRLLSS comes from the coding sequence ATGGCTAAGTTACCACTGCCCGTAACAAGTACCCCCGGTTTTCTGGTTAATCGAGTACTCACCCCTTACTTACTCGAAGCAATGGAGTTATTTGCTGAAGGTGTTCCCGCCAGCTTTATCGATAATGCCGCCAAAGAATTTGGTATGCCTATGGGGCCTATCGAATTGGCTGACAAAGTGGGTTTAGATATTTGTTTATCCGTTGCTAACAATCTATCTGAGTCACAAAATATTGTCGTACCTGAGACATTAGTCAAATGGGTTGAACAAGGACGCTTAGGGATAAAAACGCAACAAGGTTTTTATACTTACAAAAATGGCCATGCCATCAAACATCAGCAACGCTATCATGGCCTATCTTCTAAGCAAGTCAGTGATCGGCTTATGTTTCGCCTCTTCAATGAAGCGGTTGCCTGTCTGGAAGAAAAAGTCGTTGCCAATGAAGACTATCTGGATGCAGGTATTATCTTTGGTACAGGCTTTGCCCCCTTCCTGGGTGGACCAATGCATTATATAAAACATCAGGGCATTAAAGAAATGGATCATGTGCTTATTGATCTAAGTAAAGATTTTGGCTCACGTTTTAAACCTGGTAATGTGGCTATGATTGGGTTAGCTCTCCTAAAACGGATAGAGAGAAAGAAAATGAAGCGCTTACTGAGCAGCTAA
- a CDS encoding IS66 family transposase, whose protein sequence is MLTAGINNSTYIHVDDTGSRHDGKNGYCTHVGNETFAWFSSTRYKSRINFLQLLRGAAVDYTLNDAALDYMRAEKLPHKPLSVIEQSHQTCFDNEEAWKYYLQNNSIITQRHVRIATEGALLGALINSGFPSDLVIVSDDAGQFDILLHALCWIHADRVFQRILPLNERHDKELNWVHTQIWELFYDLKQYKLEPDDPLKSAIAEHFDELCRTKTSFETLNQALKRLARNKTELLLVLERPDIPLHNNLSENDIREYVIKRKISGSTRSKDGQLCRDTFVSLKKTCLKQGISFWDFINDRISKRNLIPYLPELLKGKVCAV, encoded by the coding sequence TTGCTAACTGCCGGTATCAACAATAGTACTTATATCCATGTTGATGATACGGGTAGTCGTCATGATGGAAAGAATGGTTATTGTACTCACGTTGGCAATGAAACCTTTGCCTGGTTTTCAAGTACTCGATATAAGAGCCGGATTAATTTTCTACAATTGTTACGAGGTGCTGCTGTTGATTATACGCTCAACGATGCAGCACTTGATTATATGAGAGCAGAAAAATTACCTCACAAGCCATTGAGCGTTATTGAACAAAGTCATCAGACTTGCTTTGATAATGAAGAAGCCTGGAAATACTATCTGCAGAACAATAGTATCATAACACAACGGCATGTTCGCATTGCCACAGAAGGCGCTTTACTGGGGGCATTAATTAACAGTGGCTTTCCAAGTGATTTGGTGATTGTGAGTGATGATGCAGGACAATTTGATATTTTGTTGCACGCATTATGTTGGATACATGCAGACAGAGTGTTTCAGCGGATACTACCACTCAATGAGCGACATGATAAAGAACTGAACTGGGTACATACTCAGATTTGGGAACTATTTTATGATCTCAAACAATATAAACTTGAGCCAGATGATCCGTTGAAGTCAGCGATTGCTGAACATTTTGATGAATTGTGCCGGACTAAAACAAGCTTTGAAACGTTGAATCAGGCACTGAAACGATTGGCAAGAAATAAAACAGAATTACTGCTGGTATTGGAACGGCCTGATATTCCTCTTCATAATAATTTGAGTGAAAATGATATTCGAGAATATGTTATTAAGCGTAAAATTAGTGGTAGTACACGCTCAAAGGATGGGCAACTTTGCAGAGATACCTTTGTCAGTTTAAAGAAAACTTGTTTGAAACAAGGAATTTCATTCTGGGATTTTATTAATGACCGGATCAGCAAGAGAAATTTGATCCCATATCTGCCTGAGTTGCTGAAAGGTAAAGTTTGTGCTGTTTAA
- a CDS encoding IS3 family transposase — translation MFEDSRKTYGTRRLKRKLAEKGVHISRRRIGRLMKKAGLFCKTKRRFKATTNSKHNKHR, via the coding sequence CTGTTTGAAGACAGTCGCAAGACTTATGGAACCCGTCGTCTTAAAAGAAAACTGGCTGAAAAAGGCGTTCATATAAGCCGCCGGAGAATTGGTCGATTAATGAAAAAAGCCGGTTTGTTTTGTAAAACGAAGAGACGCTTTAAAGCGACGACTAATTCCAAGCATAATAAGCACCGTTGA